One Stratiformator vulcanicus genomic window, ATCATCGCCACGGTCCCCTCGCTCGATACCTCAACCTGCCACACCGAGACGAAGCGGTTCAACGACGAGGCCGCCAAGCTCGATGCCGTGGTCTACGTGGTCAGCATGGACCTCCCGTTCGGCCAAAAACGCTGGTGCGGAGCCGAGGGCGTCGAGAATGTCCACACCTTAAGCGCCCACCGCTCGACCGACTTCGCCGAAGCCTACGGCGTGTTAATCAAAGGCGGCCCCCTCGACCGCTGCACCTGCCGAGCGGTGTTCGTGGTGGACGGGGATGGGACTGTGAAGCACGTGGAGTATGTGGGCGAGATCGCGGATGAACCGGATTATGGGAACGTGTTGGGGGCGGTTTGAGTGATCGGCATTCGGGTATCCCAAAACTTAAGAGCCGAGAGGCGGGACAAATCAATCACCGATGGCAATTCCTGACTATCAGACCGTGATGCTCCCATTTCTTCAGAACTTAGCAGACGGTAGCCCGAGGCGAACGCCTGAAATGCGTGAATGGCTTGCCGACCATTTTGAGTTATCTGACGCCGAGAGGGAGAAATTGTTGCCGAGCGGGCAAGAGCCCGTCTTCTCTAACAGGTTTGGCTGGGCGAGGACATACCTAAAGAAATCCGGATTAATTGATTACCCAAGTCGTGGAGTCTACCAGATCACAGACTTG contains:
- the tpx gene encoding thiol peroxidase gives rise to the protein MSEVRTAAVTLKGNPIDLVGPELKPGDKAPDFTLQNTSLEEVSLADTAGKTRIIATVPSLDTSTCHTETKRFNDEAAKLDAVVYVVSMDLPFGQKRWCGAEGVENVHTLSAHRSTDFAEAYGVLIKGGPLDRCTCRAVFVVDGDGTVKHVEYVGEIADEPDYGNVLGAV